A part of Gadus morhua chromosome 17, gadMor3.0, whole genome shotgun sequence genomic DNA contains:
- the LOC115529445 gene encoding major histocompatibility complex class I-related gene protein-like produces MKALIGLLLLVFGHDVSSVIHSLQVFSTASSGLSTFPEFVIVEMVDEVQVDYYDSNTQRIVLKQDWMDQFYSNEPGGDSLERETEKRKGHQQVAKVNMGTLKKRFNQTGGAHIVQRMSGCEWDDEDGTTDGYQQYGYDGEDFLSLDLKTLTWVAPVHQAFPSKLRLDHKTAYNQLLKNYHTKECVDWLKKLLAYGKSTLQRTERPRVSLLQRSPSSPVVCHATGFFPNRVVVFWRRDGQELHEQVDPGEVLPNHDGTFQVSVDLDLTAVPQEDWGRYECVVQLKGIEDISTTLDPAHIRTNGEGSHILAFILTAPIAVLAVVAAAVVGVFLYQKRNNSDRRHKPVGSDTSSENTEGQKLAAEAQPLTTVQS; encoded by the exons ATGAAGGCCCTAatagggctgctgctgttggtctttgGTCACGATGTGTCCTCAG TGATTCACTCTCTGCAGGTTTTCTCCACGGCGTCGTCTGGACTCTCAACCTTCCCAGAGTTTGTGATTGTTGAGATGGTGGATGAGGTTCAGGTTGACTACTATGACAGCAACACCCAGAGAATCGTACTCAAACAGGACTGGATGGACCAGTTCTACAGCAATGAACCAGGTGGAGACTCCCTGGAGAGGGAAACTGAAAAGAGAAAGGGTCACCAGCAGGTTGCCAAAGTCAACATGGGGACTCTGAAGAAGCGCTTTAACCAGACAGGAG gtgcccaCATTGTTCAGAGGATGTCTGGttgtgagtgggatgatgaggatggtacTACTGATGGTTATCAGCAGTATGGTTATGATGGAGAGGACTTCCTATCGTTGGACCtgaagaccctgacctgggTTGCTCCAGTACACCAGGCTTTCCCCAGCAAACTGAGATTGGATCACAAAACAGCTTATAATCAATTATTGAAGAACTACCACACCAAGgagtgtgttgattggctgaagaagcTCCTGGCCTATgggaagagcactctgcagagaacag agcgtccgcgggtgtctctgctccagaggagcccctcctccccagtggtgtgccatgctacaggcttcttccctaacagggtggtggtgttctggcggagagacggccaggagctccatgagcaggtggaccccggggaggtcctccccaaccacgacgggaccttccaggtcagcgtggacctggacctcacggccgtcccccaggaggactgggggaggtacgagtgtgtggtccagctgaaaggcatcgaggacatctccacaaccctggaccccgcccacatcaggaccaacgggg AGGGCAGTCACATCCTTGCTTTCATCCTCACTGCTCCCATTGCTGTTCTTGccgttgttgctgctgctgttgttggagtctttctgtaccagaagaggaacA ATTCAGACAGGCGTCACAAACCAGTTG GTTCTGACACCAGCTCTGAGAACACTGAGGGGCAGAAGCTGGCTGCTGAGGCCCAACCTCTGACCACA GTTCAAAGTTAA